From one Salvelinus sp. IW2-2015 linkage group LG11, ASM291031v2, whole genome shotgun sequence genomic stretch:
- the calcoco1b gene encoding calcium-binding and coiled-coil domain-containing protein 1, with amino-acid sequence MEKQSKVEFRNVGQMYFPQSRVECHYSLTSHHHWTNKDWIGLFKAGWSSVKEYTTFAWALTPEGYTEGNNANCCVHFQASYLPRPSAVEYQFVYVDQRGEVCARSRQFTFCISRPLDELETLTEERDEDEEGGEGDGDDLLLVVPRAQLLQVGILADGTVGEQSDSKQAREEAEREKEREEERSKRAKEEWEREREGMNEEISELRDNLRRSCDRMEKVEGKQKDMQSSQETLSTLLDEKAERLQRIRELEDDIMVLIQRGKETEAELERMKERVKKMSTQLRDEEEERNNLQVENGAVLADLRAVQKRLEASERGAEGLRQELSEMGAQQGHSHAELHQARLQAAQLTLQQSEADLALREGRAHWAQERETFKQAAELDKERVQKLSREVQRKEQWLQEERMERQKLEVELGKEKDCNRVLLSDSRREVQELKARMRLNQKERDQQKMERQDLLDYMHQLEQRLEVATDNKWNEVALYYSTTRGADTPFQDEKPSSEDEMPASPLPYRTPRLPYWSDALERSSHRSVKCLQTETDEEEQNKTSKGEDKPLILPDLTNPILSELADCSPLW; translated from the exons ATGGAAAAGCAGTCCAAGGTGGAATTTCGGAATGTGGGACAGATGTATTTCCCCCAAAGTAGAGTGGAGTGCCACTACAGCCTTACCTCTCATCATCACTGGACCAACAAGGACTGGATAGGCCTCTTCAAG GCTGGCTGGTCTTCAGTGAAAGAGTACACCACTTTTGCATGGGCTCTCACTCCTGAGGGGTACACAGAAGGAAATAATGCCAACTGCTGTGTACATTTCCAAG CCTCTTACCTGCCCCGCCCCAGTGCGGTGGAGTACCAGTTTGTCTATGTGGATCAGAGAGGCGAGGTGTGTGCCCGCAGTCGCCAGTTCACCTTCTGCATTTCCAGGCCTCTGGATGAGCTGGAGACATTGACAGAGGAGCGYGACGAGGATGAGGAGGgcggagagggggatggggacgACCTGCTCCTGGTGGTGCCCAGAGCTCAACTCCTGCAGGTGGGGAT CCTCGCGGATGGAACTGTTGGAGAACAGTCCGATTCAAAACAGGCccgggaggaggcagagagggagaaggagagagaggaagaaaggagcaAAAGGGCGAAGGAAGAGTGGGAGCGAGAAAGGGAGGGGATGAATGAGGAGATCTCTGAGTTGAGGGacaacctgagacggagctgcgaCAGGATGGAGAAGGTGGAGGGGAAACAAAAG GATATGCAGTCCTCTCAAGAAACCTTGTCTACTCTATTGGATGAGAAAGCTGAGCGCCTGCAGCGAATCAGAGAGCTGGAAGATGACATCATGGTTCTAATTcaaagagggaaggagacagaagCTGAACTTGAAAG GATGAAGGAGAGAGTGAAAAAGATGTCCACTCAATTgagggatgaagaagaggagagaaataaTCTGCAG GTGGAGAACGGGGCTGTGCTGGCTGATCTGAGGGCGGTGCAAAAGCGTTTGGAGGCCAGCGAACGCGGGGCAGAAGGTCTGAGGCAGGAGCTGAGTGAGATGGGGGCTCAGCAGGGCCACAGCCACGCTGAGCTGCACCAAGCCAGGCTGCAGGCCGCCCAGCTCACCCTGCAGCAGTCTGAGGCCGACCTGGCCCTGAGGGAGGGACGCGCCCACTGGgcccaggagagagagaccttCAAACAAGCAGCAGAG CTTGATAAAGAGAGGGTGCAGAAGTTAAGCCGTGAGGTGCAGCGGAAGGAGCAGTGGCTccaagaggagaggatggagaggcagAAACTAGAAGTTGAGCTTGGAAAAGAGAAGGATTGCAACAGG GTGCTGCTGAGCGATTCCCGCAGGGAGGTGCAGGAACTGAAGGCCAGAATGAGAYTGAACCAGAAGGAGAGAGACCAGCAGAAGATGGAAAGACAG GACCTGCTGGACTACATGCATCAGTTGGAGCAGAGACTGGAGGTGGCTACAGACAATAAGTGGAATGAAGTGGCTCTCTACTACTCAACCA CTCGTGGCGCTGACACCCCATTTCAGGATGAGAAACCCTCTTCTGAGGATGAGATGCCTGCATCTCCACTACCCTACAGGACACCCAGACTACCCTACTGGAGCGACGCCCTGGAACGCTCCTCTCACCGTAGTGTGAAGTGTCTCCAGACTGAGACG GATGAGGAAGAGCAGAACAAGACCAGTAAGGGTGAAGACAAACCACTGATTCTGCCAGACCTCACCAACCCCATCCTAAG TGAGCTTGCTGACTGCTCTCCCTTGTGGTAA